One window of the Trifolium pratense cultivar HEN17-A07 linkage group LG2, ARS_RC_1.1, whole genome shotgun sequence genome contains the following:
- the LOC123908746 gene encoding COBRA-like protein 4 — MRLIFSFLCVLVLSSYAIAYDPLDPNGNITIKWDVMSWTPDGYLATVTINNFQTFRHIMNPGWTLGWTWAKKEVIWSMVGAQTTEQGDCSKFKGNIPHCCKKIPTVVDLLPGVPYNQQFTNCCKGGVVSAWGQDPTQSVSAFQVSVGQAGTSNKTVKLPKNFTLLAPGPGYTCGRAKIVPPTNFLTPDRRRKTQALMTWNVTCTYSQFLASKNPSCCLSLSSFYNETITPCPHCACGCQKKKNCVKNEAKILSMVGVHTPKKDNEPLMQCTHHMCPIRVHWHVKNNYKDYWRVKIAITNFNYRMNYSLWSLAIQHPNLNNITQVFSFNYKPLQPYGSINDTGMFYGMKYFNDLLMEAGAKGNIQSEVLLQKNQETFTFKQGWAFPHKVYFNGDECRLPPPDTYPFLPNSAPTSLVNFKALIFSLFLLLALL, encoded by the exons ATGAGGcttattttttcatttctttgtgTTCTTGTGCTATCTTCTTATGCAA tTGCTTATGATCCTTTGGATCCAAATGGAAACATAACAATAAAATGGGATGTTATGTCTTGGACACCAGATGGTTATTTG GCGACAGTAACAATCAACAACTTCCAAACGTTTCGACACATAATGAATCCGGGCTGGACCTTAGGCTGGACATGGGCTAAGAAAGAAGTGATATGGTCAATGGTAGGAGCTCAAACAACAGAACAAGGTGATTGTTCTAAGTTCAAAGGAAACATACCGCATTGCTGCAAGAAAATCCCTACGGTTGTAGACCTTCTCCCCGGTGTACCTTACAATCAGCAATTCACAAACTGTTGTAAAGGCGGAGTTGTTTCAGCGTGGGGACAAGATCCTACACAATCAGTATCGGCTTTTCAAGTTAGTGTAGGACAAGCTGGAACCTCGAACAAAACAGTTAAACTTCCGAAGAATTTCACTCTTTTGGCTCCTGGACCTGGATATACTTGTGGCCGTGCCAAGATTGTTCCTCCTACCAATTTTCTTACTCCTGATAGGCGCCGCAAGACTCAAGCTTTGA TGACATGGAATGTTACGTGTACTTACTCGCAGTTTCTAGCAAGCAAGAATCCAAGTTGTTGTTTATCTTTATCTTCCTTCTACAATGAAACCATTACACCTTGTCCTCATTGTGCATGTGGCTgccaaaagaagaagaattgtGTGAA GAATGAAGCTAAGATTCTGAGTATGGTAGGAGTTCACACTCCAAAGAAAGACAATGAACCATTGATGCAATGCACTCATCATATGTGCCCAATTAGAGTTCACTGGCATGTGAAGAATAACTATAAGGACTATTGGCGAGTCAAAATCGCGATAACGAATTTTAATTACAGGATGAATTACTCTCTATGGAGTCTTGCTATTCAACATCCAAATCTCAACAATATCACTCAAGTTTTCAGTTTTAATTATAAGCCACTTCAACCCTATGGATCCATAA ATGACACCGGAATGTTCTATGGAATGAAATACTTCAATGATCTACTAATGGAAGCTGGAGCAAAGGGAAATATTCAATCAGAGGTATTGCTTCAGAAAAACCAAGAAACCTTCACATTCAAGCAAGGATGGGCATTTCCTCACAAGGTTTACTTTAATGGCGATGAATGCAGGCTTCCTCCACCTGATACGTACCCTTTTCTCCCTAACTCTGCGCCTACGAGCTTAGTTAACTTCAAGGCACtcatattttcattatttttactGCTAGCACTTTTGTGA
- the LOC123908745 gene encoding COBRA-like protein 1 isoform X2 — protein MNNFQQYRHISAPGWSLGWTWAKKEVIWQVMGGQTTEQGDCSKFKGNTPHCCKKDPTVVDLLPGTPYNQQIANCCRGGVLSSWAQDPTNAVSAFQVSVGSAGTTNKTVRLPLNFTLKAPGPGYTCGPAKTVTPTKFTTPDKRRVTQALMTWNVTCTYSQFLAQKTPTCCVSLSSFYNDTIVPCPTCSCGCQGNSAQSGSCVDPRAPRLASVVKGAGNKSITPLVQCTSHMCPIRVHWHIKVNYKEYWRVKVTVTNFNYRMNYSDWNLVVQHPNFDNLTQLFSFNYKSINPYGSINDTAMLWGVKFYNDFLNQAGPNGNVQSELLFRKDDSFMFDKGWGFPRRIYFNGDNCVMPPPDAYPWLPNAGSKLEVSLVSYLTLMIASLVVLVLHAYC, from the exons ATGAACAATTTCCAGCAATATCGTCATATATCGGCACCAGGATGGTCCTTAGGATGGACCTGGGCTAAGAAGGAGGTAATATGGCAAGTGATGGGAGGACAGACAACTGAACAAGGAGACTGTTCAAAGTTTAAGGGAAACACCCCACATTGCTGTAAAAAAGATCCAACGGTTGTAGATTTACTTCCTGGGACGCCATATAATCAGCAAATTGCGAATTGTTGTAGAGGTGGTGTACTCAGCTCATGGGCACAAGATCCAACAAATGCAGTTTCGGCGTTTCAAGTCAGTGTCGGTAGTGCTGGCACTACTAACAAAACGGTCAGACTACCGCTAAATTTTACCTTGAAAGCACCAGGACCAGGCTATACATGCGGACCAGCAAAAACCGTGACTCCTACTAAATTTACAACACCGGACAAAAGGAGAGTGACTCAAGCACTTA TGACATGGAATGTGACATGCACATACTCACAATTTCTTGCTCAGAAAACTCCAACTTGCTGTGTCTCCCTCTCGTCTTTCTATAATGATACTATTGTACCCTGTCCGACATGTTCGTGCGGATGCCAAGGCAACTCAGCTCAATCAGGAAGCTGTGTAGA TCCAAGAGCACCACGTTTAGCTTCAGTTGTTAAAGGCGCCGGAAATAAAAGTATTACTCCTTTGGTTCAATGTACAAGTCATATGTGTCCGATACGAGTTCACTGGCACATTAAAGTTAACTACAAGGAGTATTGGAGGGTGAAGGTTACTGTTACTAATTTCAATTACAGGATGAATTACTCAGATTGGAACTTGGTCGTGCAACATCCAAACTTTGACAATCTGACCCAACTGTTCAGTTTCAACTACAAATCAATAAATCCATACGGGTCGATAA ATGATACAGCAATGCTTTGGGGCGTTAAATTCTACAACGATTTCCTCAACCAAGCTGGCCCTAATGGTAATGTGCAATCAGAGCTACTTTTCCGAAAAGATGATTCTTTTATGTTTGACAAGGGTTGGGGATTTCCTCGGAGGATCTATTTCAATGGTGATAACTGTGTCATGCCACCACCTGATGCTTATCCATGGTTACCCAATGCTGGTTCGAAGCTCGAGGTTTCCTTGGTTTCCTACCTTACTTTGATGATTGCTTCGTTGGTAGTCTTGGTACTTCACGCATATTGTTAA
- the LOC123908745 gene encoding COBRA-like protein 2 isoform X1, giving the protein MLFFPFLKPCPCMLFFLFFTLFYTSTEAYDPLDPFGNITIKWDIREWTPDGYVAVVTMNNFQQYRHISAPGWSLGWTWAKKEVIWQVMGGQTTEQGDCSKFKGNTPHCCKKDPTVVDLLPGTPYNQQIANCCRGGVLSSWAQDPTNAVSAFQVSVGSAGTTNKTVRLPLNFTLKAPGPGYTCGPAKTVTPTKFTTPDKRRVTQALMTWNVTCTYSQFLAQKTPTCCVSLSSFYNDTIVPCPTCSCGCQGNSAQSGSCVDPRAPRLASVVKGAGNKSITPLVQCTSHMCPIRVHWHIKVNYKEYWRVKVTVTNFNYRMNYSDWNLVVQHPNFDNLTQLFSFNYKSINPYGSINDTAMLWGVKFYNDFLNQAGPNGNVQSELLFRKDDSFMFDKGWGFPRRIYFNGDNCVMPPPDAYPWLPNAGSKLEVSLVSYLTLMIASLVVLVLHAYC; this is encoded by the exons atgttgttcttcccTTTCCTTAAACCTTGTCCATGCATgcttttcttcctcttctttaCGCTGTTCTACACTTCAACAG AAGCATACGATCCACTTGACCCATTTGGAAATATCACAATCAAATGGGATATTAGAGAATGGACACCTGATGGTTATGTT GCTGTTGTTACGATGAACAATTTCCAGCAATATCGTCATATATCGGCACCAGGATGGTCCTTAGGATGGACCTGGGCTAAGAAGGAGGTAATATGGCAAGTGATGGGAGGACAGACAACTGAACAAGGAGACTGTTCAAAGTTTAAGGGAAACACCCCACATTGCTGTAAAAAAGATCCAACGGTTGTAGATTTACTTCCTGGGACGCCATATAATCAGCAAATTGCGAATTGTTGTAGAGGTGGTGTACTCAGCTCATGGGCACAAGATCCAACAAATGCAGTTTCGGCGTTTCAAGTCAGTGTCGGTAGTGCTGGCACTACTAACAAAACGGTCAGACTACCGCTAAATTTTACCTTGAAAGCACCAGGACCAGGCTATACATGCGGACCAGCAAAAACCGTGACTCCTACTAAATTTACAACACCGGACAAAAGGAGAGTGACTCAAGCACTTA TGACATGGAATGTGACATGCACATACTCACAATTTCTTGCTCAGAAAACTCCAACTTGCTGTGTCTCCCTCTCGTCTTTCTATAATGATACTATTGTACCCTGTCCGACATGTTCGTGCGGATGCCAAGGCAACTCAGCTCAATCAGGAAGCTGTGTAGA TCCAAGAGCACCACGTTTAGCTTCAGTTGTTAAAGGCGCCGGAAATAAAAGTATTACTCCTTTGGTTCAATGTACAAGTCATATGTGTCCGATACGAGTTCACTGGCACATTAAAGTTAACTACAAGGAGTATTGGAGGGTGAAGGTTACTGTTACTAATTTCAATTACAGGATGAATTACTCAGATTGGAACTTGGTCGTGCAACATCCAAACTTTGACAATCTGACCCAACTGTTCAGTTTCAACTACAAATCAATAAATCCATACGGGTCGATAA ATGATACAGCAATGCTTTGGGGCGTTAAATTCTACAACGATTTCCTCAACCAAGCTGGCCCTAATGGTAATGTGCAATCAGAGCTACTTTTCCGAAAAGATGATTCTTTTATGTTTGACAAGGGTTGGGGATTTCCTCGGAGGATCTATTTCAATGGTGATAACTGTGTCATGCCACCACCTGATGCTTATCCATGGTTACCCAATGCTGGTTCGAAGCTCGAGGTTTCCTTGGTTTCCTACCTTACTTTGATGATTGCTTCGTTGGTAGTCTTGGTACTTCACGCATATTGTTAA
- the LOC123909900 gene encoding uncharacterized protein LOC123909900 has protein sequence MDSTRTKAQNSVTEGEINEVVEVRRPVVLGLFATGIVPAGQPRSPPNVPQPIEIDTSSHFATDREENDRDELIKWARSVSQSLRFAIIVRRSDSGEKRKAQLVLECERSGKYVPAKKKLKSDTSGTRKCECPFILC, from the exons atggattcaacaCGCACCAAAGCACAAAACTCAG TTACGGAAGGCGAAATTAACGAAGTTGTCGAAGTTAGGCGACCTGTTGTGCTTGGCCTTTTTGCAACGGGCATTGTTCCAGCTGGTCAACCAAGAAGTCCTCCTAATGTGCCGCAGCCGATAGAAATTGACACATCGTCTCATTTTGCGACTGATAGGGAAGAGAACGACAGAGATGAGTTGATCAAATGGGCTCGAAGCGTGTCGCAAAGTTTAAGGTTCGCAATTATAGTTAGGCGATCCGATTCGGGCGAGAAGAGAAAGGCTCAATTGGTGTTAGAGTGTGAACGTAGTGGGAAGTATGTTCCAGccaagaagaagttgaaatccGATACCTCCGGAACAAGAAAATGCGAATGTCCTTTCATACTGTGCTGA
- the LOC123909904 gene encoding PKS-NRPS hybrid synthetase cheA-like has translation MPLFEIVGYTSTEKTFNVAFAWLSNEKEDNFIWALQQLRCLLRRETNLPKVILTDRDLALMNAIPAVFPEAAALVCRFHVKKNVRTKAAELVKVRDGEKVKAADMRERVCLAFEDVLDSSTEAEYTENVMAFRKLCERWPKFVRYVEETILDTDKEKLVSAWVDKYMHMGNNTTNRAESAHGVLKSYLTDGLGDLVKGWESIHRMLGNQFTQVQTEFGQNMSVYGHTYRKKTLYSTLMFKVSRRAMRYIHTESKRVEFTGMDSMKCGCLMRTNYGLPCACLIAKKLHHNRPIRLDEVYKHWKIICFQDEEVGGDVEDDYACTAEWQAIQERLRTADVSMKNEIRDQLRKIAYPTTTDVEPPTTNVKSKGAKKKKVVRGTRSTSRDKSRWEHVEEYFTETQASQSSKPSPSIPSHSRPSSSQPTASNPMPTVSEAPLTVSNPLPLTSSSKIFGINHMPKFMHPFIEDIINVDGDGYCGYRAVALAQRGNEDDFELIRCNMSRELRLNKDMYVAIFGCEERYQYICDALLPPPRTRQRTSIRNSVAPMDKWFTLPDMGHIVATILDRVVVQLSILQNGPCETFFPLRSIPSPNPSSRVICLGALPDHYVLVKLKVGCPIPKSNKSWKQYCAKQSLGWEDSFIAAQHRFEEMMSTENVVPIQIVGAGSRETPLVID, from the exons ATGCCGCTGTTTGAAATAGTCGGATACACTTCGACCGAGAAGACATTCAACGTTGCTTTTGCCTGGCTCAGTAACGAAAAGGAAGACAACTTTATATGGGCTCTGCAACAACTACGTTGTTTGTTAAGGCGTGAGACAAATTTGCCGAAGGTTATCTTGACGGATCGAGATTTAGCTTTGATGAATGCTATTCCGGCTGTGTTTCCAGAAGCGGCGGCGTTGGTTTGTCGGTTCCATGTTAAGAAGAATGTGAGGACCAAGGCAGCCGAGCTGGTCAAGGTGAGGGATGGGGAAAAGGTCAAGGCGGCGGACATGAGGGAAAGAGTCTGTTTGGCGTTCGAGGATGTGTTAGATTCGTCTACTGAGGCTGAGTATACTGAAAATGTTATGGCTTTTAGGAAGTTATGTGAGAGGTGGCCAAAATTTGTTCGGTACGTTGAAGAGACAATTTTGGACACCGACAAAGAGAAGCTCGTGAGTGCATGGGTGGACAAGTATATGCACATGGGCAACAATACGACAAATAGAGCTGAAAGCGCACACGGTGTTTTGAAAAGTTACTTGACCGACGGTCTCGGTGATTTGGTGAAGGGTTGGGAATCGATTCACAGAATGTTAGGCAATCAATTCACCCAAGTGCAAACTGAATTTGGCCAGAACATGTCTGTGTATGGACACACATACCGGAAGAAAACACTTTACTCGACTTTGATGTTTAAAGTCTCTAGACGTGCAATGAGATACATCCACACTGAATCAAAAAGAGTCGAGTTTACTGGTATGGATAGCATGAAGTGTGGTTGTCTGATGAGGACTAACTACGGGCTGCCATGTGCGTGTTTGATTGCCAAGAAACTGCACCACAATAGGCCTATTAGACTCGATGAGGTTTACAAACATTGGAAGATAATTTGTTTCCAAGATGAAGAAGTTGGTGGCGACGTCGAGGACGATTATGCGTGCACGGCAGAGTGGCAAGCAATTCAG gaaCGATTGAGGACAGCTGATGTAAGCATGAAAAATGAGATCCGAGATCAACTCCGCAAGATTGCGTATCCTACAACCACCGATGTGGAGCCTCCGACCACAAATGTAAAATCAAAAGGggctaaaaagaaaaaggtggTCCGTGGAACAAGATCCACCAGCAGAGATAAGTCTCGATGGGAGCATGTTGAAGAATATTTCACGGAGACACAAGCGTCGCAATCGTCAAAGCCGTCTCCGTCAATTCCGTCCCACTCAAGgccatcatcatcacaaccTACCGCATCAAACCCTATGCCTACGGTGTCTGAAGCTCCGCTCACTGTGTCCAACCCATTGCCACTAACCTCATCATCTAAAATTTTTGGAATTAACCACATGCCAAAATTCATGCATCCCTTCATTGAAGATATCATCAACGTGGACGGCGACGGCTATTGTGGTTACCGTGCCGTTGCATTGGCTCAGAGAGGCAACGAAGATGATTTTGAACTGATACGGTGCAACATGAGCAGGGAGTTGCGATTGAATAAGGATATGTATGTTGCTATATTTGGTTGCGAGGAGCGTTACCAATATATCTGTGATGCACTACTCCCACCCCCGAGGACGAGACAACGTACTAGTATTAGGAATAGTGTTGCACCGATGGATAAATGGTTCACGTTGCCGGATATGGGACATATCGTGGCCACCATATTGGATAGAGTAGTTGTTCAGCTCTCCATACTTCAAAATGGGCCTTGTGAAACTTTTTTCCCATTGCGTTCCATTCCGTCACCAAACCCGTCTTCAAGGGTTATTTGCCTTGGCGCGTTACCGGATCACTATGTTTTGGTAAAGCTTAAAGTTGGGTGTCCGATACCCAAATCAAACAAGTCGTGGAAGCAATATTGTGCTAAACAAAGTTTGGGTTGGGAAGATTCATTCATAGCTGCGCAACATAGGTTCGAGGAGATGATGAGCACCGAGAACGTTGTCCCCATCCAAATAGTTGGTGCAGGCAGTAGAGAAACTCCGTTGGTGATTGACTGA
- the LOC123909910 gene encoding uncharacterized protein LOC123909910, whose protein sequence is MDVSLTQRMRSTLAAVYFGDGKPHLFRINDGETFEGLKQQLYQLNRTVNNPNDNRTVSNLLYRKPSIGSDGRVAFTRMAVENNDDVETMFSIFEQYSSTGPIELDATLTRSVEAILACLVGPEDPNRQTK, encoded by the coding sequence ATGGATGTCTCACTCACACAACGAATGAGATCTACTCTTGCGGCAGTTTACTTCGGCGATGGAAAACCGCATTTGTTTCGAATCAATGACGGTGAAACGTTCGAAGGTCTGAAACAGCAGCTGTACCAACTGAATCGCACCGTCAACAACCCGAACGACAATAGAACGGTATCAAATCTCCTGTATCGAAAGCCATCAATTGGTTCTGACGGACGCGTTGCTTTCACTCGTATGGCTGTTGAAAACAACGATGATGTTGAAACTATGTTTTCAATCTTCGAGCAGTACTCCTCCACGGGACCTATCGAGCTAGATGCGACACTGACAAGATCAGTTGAAGCCATCCTTGCTTGTCTTGTTGGGCCGGAAGACCCAAATAGGCAAACTAAGTGA
- the LOC123910138 gene encoding protein MAIN-LIKE 1-like: MTDDKVGRTRRGGASKAHSSARRQAAVNVDKIPSRAKGKAVSTTMDEPRPEDAESQEENEDVEENISEEGEEEGEEGEEGVDEEAEEADEEADEEGDDDGEEEVDEEAEEEMEEEEEAEQPPPEPKKPRKKVTRVTQGRNPPRVKPPPVTCYDGGPSDLSLLPGFGKHVAVPLWKGELQSRYLRVMNNGKKINNFKICPKEYSWFWNVVNASGLETLRRTNYNHTDWGLLTAFAERWHPETGTFHLPIGEMTITLDDVSSLLHIPITGKMLDHNGTSCTKEDGEEMCVEYLNFPISKCKKEFQKMKGAHIGFKALKDLYLDNLKDALKAERLKKPAEDVEFLRECTIRCYLLYLIGATIFTNKSMQYVDVIFLTYLRDLSLVNTWNWGASGLAYLYNYLDAASRPRCGNHGGYNCLFQAWIMAHFKTFGGRFVDERYTHDNPYAARFLPLKGPKFPGQHRSALDTMRMDEVVFCPYEEHRQTRPFQDISWYTGWIMCGSAIINPHLPERVLRQFGHVQSIPRHPDVSAKAGMNRFTIADAFASYLTANYVTEEMRGPKVVRAFDTVPGYIPWLYRVSHPKILPPVEADPPTHANLEEDNVSGECDVSEVTKKVRADLRKALDGQLNLADALVVIEKAYTDLEPVDAYLVRRKRKRDSGEGTKKRKKKKKTTTEDAGTSSL; this comes from the exons ATGACGGACGACAAAGTTGGCCGAACAAGACGTGGCGGTGCAAGCAAAGCACATAGCTCTGCACGTAGACAGGCTGCGGTCAATGTAGATAAAATTCCAAGTCGAGCTAAAGGGAAAGCAGTTTCAACCACGATGGATGAGCCTCGACCGGAGGATGCAGAATCGCAAGAGGAGAATGAAGACGTGGAAGAAAATATTTCTGAAGAAGGGGAAGAGGAAGGGGAGGAAGGGGAGGAAGGAGTGGATGAGGAAGCGGAGGAAGCGGATGAGGAAGCGGATGAAGAGGGGGATGATGATGGGGAAGAAGAAGTTGATGAGGAAGCGGAAGAGGAAATGGAGGAGGAAGAGGAGGCTGAACAACCACCACCAGAACCTAAAAAACCACGGAAAAAGGTTACACGAGTAACACAAGGAAGGAACCCACCACGAGTTAAACCACCACCAGTTACATGTTATGATGGTGGTCCGTCTGACTTGTCTTTGTTGCCGGGATTTGGAAAACATGTTGCTGTACCGTTGTGGAAAGGAGAG CTCCAATCCCGGTATTTGAGGGTAATGAACAACgggaaaaaaatcaacaatttcaAGATATGTCCGAAAGAGTACTCGTGGTTTTGGAATGTCGTTAATGCGTCCGGACTCGAAACTCTGCGGCGGACAAATTACAATCACACCGATTGGGGTCTGTTGACGGCATTTGCAGAGCGATGGCATCCTGAGACCGGAACTTTCCATCTTCCTATTGGTGAGATGACTATAACCTTGGACGACGTGTCCTCATTGCTTCATATTCCGATTACCGGAAAAATGCTCGACCACAACGGAACGTCATGTACAAAGGAAGATGGTGAAGAGATGTGCGTAGAGTATCTGAACTTCCCTATTAGTAAGTGCAAGAAAGAGTTTCAAAAAATGAAAGGAGCACATATAGGGTTTAAGGCGTTGAAGGATTTGTATCTCGATAATTTGAAGGATGCCTTGAAAGCTGAAAGGTTAAAGAAGCCTGCTGAAGATGTGGAATTCCTCAGGGAATGCACCATTAGATGCTATTTGCTCTACTTGATCGGTGCAACCATTTTCACCAACAAAAGTATGCAGTACGTGGACGTCATTTTTCTTACCTACTTGCGAGACCTCAGTTTAGTTAACACGTGGAATTGGGGTGCTTCTGGGCTGGCATATCTGTACAACTACTTGGATGCTGCAAGCCGCCCGAGATGTGGAAATCATGGTGGTTATAACTGTCTATTTCAG GCCTGGATTATGGCGcatttcaaaacttttggtGGACGTTTTGTTGATGAGAGATACACCCACGACAATCCCTATGCGGCAAGATTTTTGCCTTTAAAAGGACCAAAATTTCCAGGGCAGCATAGGTCCGCATTGGATACAATGCGCATGGATGAAGTGGTGTTTTGCCCATATGAGGAGCACCGGCAAACCAGACCCTTTCAAGATATCAGTTGGTACACTGGTTGGATTATGTGTGGAAGTGCTATTATCAATCCACACTTGCCAGAACGTGTCCTCCGACAATTTGGACATGTCCAGTCTATCCCTAGGCACCCTGATGTATCTGCAAAGGCTGGTATGAATCGGTTTACGATTGCTGATGCATTTGCTTCCTACCTGACTGCCAACTATGTGACAGAGGAGATGCGAGGACCAAAAGTTGTGCGTGCATTTGATACCGTACCCGGATACATTCCATGGTTATACCGTGTTTCTCATCCGAAGATATTGCCACCGGTTGAAGCGGATCCACCAACACATGCTAACCTTGAGGAGGACAACGTGAGTGGTGAATGCGACGTGTCTGAAGTGACTAAGAAGGTTCGAGCGGATTTGAGGAAAGCGCTCGATGGTCAACTCAATTTGGCCGATGCTTTGGTGGTTATTGAAAAAGCCTACACTGATTTGGAGCCTGTAGATGCATATTTGGTGCGACGGAAGAGGAAAAGAGACTCGGGTGAAGGAacaaagaagaggaagaagaagaagaagacaacaACTGAAGATGCCGGAACAAGCAgcttgtag
- the LOC123910139 gene encoding protein MAIN-LIKE 1-like gives MSRDEAADMVNSFLGVDRNVVMGHFAKMNGLHLKHSDVEDIYSVNHGLADKAVAEGKSAHEIKLYRDRSIRAFLLFLVCCTIFSNKSSYYVDVVYLQYFQDLSAVREWNWGAAALVHLQHYLDDACLVTVNQMAGYMSLLQGWIISHFPGLSVWAQDPIYSEGMPRNAKFVPGAGHREPSSYRNSLDNIQTYDCVFSPYDDHRHVRPLINSCWFSGWLRCGNLKAKHLPERVLRQFKHVQGIPRKPDLSATPGMSLCEIDRVFMEELDLRMIAEEMRGQAVVSAWDHEPGYMTWFYKVSHPVMRPVQAPVSPPRPPNLEVLIEAAEARNDPNMLQVCRGVRDEVERSLREGEAVEGTPVHGTLRRILNLLNPVLTCRRLKRGRGRRYNTRE, from the exons ATGTCAAGGGATGAAGCGGCTGACATGGTTAATTCATTTCTAGGAGTTGATCGGAATGTTGTTATGGGTCATTTTGCCAAAATGAACGGGCTCCATCTGAAGCATTCTGACGTGGAGGATATCTATAGTGTTAACCACGGATTAGCTGATAAAGCTGTTGCTGAAGGTAAGTCGGCGCATGAGATTAAGCTGTATAGGGACAGGTCCATACGGGCTTTCTTGCTATTTTTGGTCTGTTGTACCATATTTAGCAACAAAAGCAGTTACTACGTGGACGTAGTATACCTGCAGTATTTTCAGGATTTGTCGGCTGTCCGTGAATGGAATTGGGGTGCTGCTGCTCTGGTTCATTTGCAACATTATCTGGATGATGCGTGTTTGGTGACAGTGAATCAGATGGCTGGGTACATGTCTTTGCTTCAG GGCTggataatttctcattttccgGGACTTAGCGTGTGGGCGCAGGATCCTATCTATTCTGAGGGCATGCCTCGAAATGCAAAGTTTGTTCCCGGAGCTGGACATAGGGAACCAAGTAGCTATAGAAACAGTTTGGATAATATTCAGACGTATGACTGCGTATTCAGTCCATATGATGATCACCGACACGTCCGCCCTTTGATAAATTCATGCTGGTTTTCTGGATGGTTGAGATGTGGTAATTTGAAAGCAAAGCATTTGCCTGAACGCGTGCTTAGACAATTTAAACATGTCCAAGGCATTCCTAGAAAACCGGATTTGTCTGCGACTCCGGGGATGAGCCTATGTGAGATTGATCGTGTTTTTATGGAGGAGTTGGATTTGAGGATGATTGCTGAAGAGATGAGGGGTCAGGCTGTGGTTAGCGCATGGGACCATGAACCTGGATACATGACATGGTTTTACAAAGTGTCGCATCCAGTTATGCGACCCGTACAAGCTCCGGTGTCACCACCAAGGCCACCTAACTTAGAGGTGTTGATAGAGGCCGCGGAAGCAAGGAATGACCCTAACATGCTTCAGGTATGCCGTGGTGTTAGGGATGAGGTGGAGAGGTCACTTCGCGAAGGTGAGGCGGTGGAAGGAACTCCTGTTCATGGTACTTTGCGGAGGATTTTGAATTTGCTTAACCCTGTTTTGACGTGTCGGCGACTTAAGCGGGGTAGAGGGAGACGGTACAACACTCGAGAGTAG